One genomic segment of Gemmatimonadaceae bacterium includes these proteins:
- the glpK gene encoding glycerol kinase GlpK: MKYVLAIDAGTTGVTCLMIGADGHVAGRGYREVPQYFPEPDRVEHDALEIVECVKRSAADAMRAANAKPEAIGVTNQRETVVVWERTTGQPVHRAIVWQDRRTTARCAELAPRTEWIHARTGLLPDPYFSATKLEWLLREHRLLERYRPRELAAGTIDSWLIWRLTGGAVHATDHTNASRTMLYDVNTKAWSAELCELFGVPMEMLPEVRASSGDFGETARDALGIEAPIRGVAGDQQSALFGQGCWTRGASKNTYGTGAFLLLNAGTERPVGAPGLLTTIACDERGNPVYALEAAIFIAGAAVQWLRDGLGLIETAAETDALARSVESNGGVYFVPALTGLGAPYWEPNARGTIVGITRGTGRAHLARATLEAMAYGTAEVLVSMADASGTKFERLRVDGGATTNEWLMQFQADLLGVPVERPDMVETTALGAAGLAGLSAGVWRDASEFLATRRFTTFTPAMSRADAERLTTGWRRAARAAVSWARDRGAEER; the protein is encoded by the coding sequence ATGAAGTACGTTCTGGCGATCGACGCCGGCACGACCGGCGTCACCTGCCTGATGATCGGCGCCGACGGCCACGTTGCCGGCCGCGGCTATCGCGAGGTGCCGCAGTATTTTCCCGAGCCCGATCGCGTCGAGCACGACGCGCTCGAGATTGTGGAGTGCGTGAAGCGGTCGGCGGCCGACGCGATGCGCGCCGCGAACGCAAAGCCCGAAGCAATCGGCGTTACGAACCAACGCGAGACCGTCGTCGTGTGGGAGCGCACGACGGGGCAGCCCGTACATCGCGCGATCGTGTGGCAGGATCGGCGCACCACGGCGCGGTGCGCCGAGCTCGCGCCGCGCACCGAGTGGATTCACGCGCGCACCGGTCTGCTTCCCGATCCCTACTTCTCGGCGACGAAACTCGAGTGGCTCCTGCGCGAGCATCGGCTGCTCGAGCGCTATCGTCCACGCGAGCTCGCCGCGGGCACGATCGACTCATGGCTGATCTGGCGGCTCACCGGCGGCGCGGTGCACGCGACCGATCACACGAACGCGTCGCGCACGATGCTCTACGACGTCAACACGAAGGCGTGGAGCGCCGAGTTGTGTGAGCTGTTCGGCGTGCCGATGGAAATGCTGCCCGAGGTGCGCGCGTCGAGCGGCGACTTCGGCGAGACGGCGCGCGACGCACTCGGTATCGAAGCGCCGATACGCGGAGTTGCCGGCGATCAGCAATCGGCGTTGTTCGGCCAAGGCTGTTGGACGCGCGGTGCGAGCAAGAACACCTACGGCACCGGGGCATTTCTGCTGCTCAATGCGGGAACGGAGCGTCCGGTGGGCGCGCCGGGTTTGCTGACGACGATCGCGTGCGATGAGCGCGGAAACCCTGTGTACGCGCTCGAGGCGGCGATCTTCATCGCCGGCGCGGCGGTGCAGTGGCTGCGCGACGGACTCGGGCTCATCGAGACAGCCGCCGAGACGGACGCGCTGGCGCGATCGGTGGAGTCGAACGGCGGCGTCTACTTCGTCCCCGCCCTCACCGGACTCGGCGCACCGTACTGGGAGCCGAACGCGCGCGGCACGATCGTGGGCATCACGCGCGGAACGGGTCGTGCGCATCTCGCGCGCGCGACACTCGAGGCGATGGCGTATGGAACGGCTGAAGTGCTGGTGAGCATGGCGGACGCGAGCGGAACGAAGTTCGAGCGACTGCGCGTCGACGGCGGCGCGACGACCAATGAATGGCTGATGCAGTTCCAGGCCGATTTGCTCGGCGTGCCGGTCGAGCGGCCGGATATGGTCGAGACGACGGCGCTCGGCGCCGCGGGACTCGCCGGGCTTTCGGCCGGCGTGTGGCGCGATGCGTCGGAGTTTCTCGCGACGCGCCGCTTCACGACGTTCACACCGGCGATGAGTCGCGCGGATGCCGAGCGACTCACGACGGGCTGGCGCCGCGCCGCCCGTGCGGCGGTGTCGTGGGCGCGCGATCGCGGGGCCGAGGAGCGGTAG
- a CDS encoding enoyl-CoA hydratase-related protein, whose product MYDTLLYDVAGRIATITVNRPDKLNALNDRVIAELGEAIDAARADDAVGGIILTGAGRAFVAGADISELEKHSAISAKALARRGQDVFRRFENSPKPTIAAVNGFSLGGGCELAMACHIRLAADSAKFGQPEVKLGLVPGYGGTQRLARLIGKGRALQLLMTGEMIDAQEAYRIGLVNRVVPAAELLDAAKKMLETILGNSPLAVAHCIELVDRGYDITLDEALAYEATAFGLLAATDDKREGTRAFLEKRAASFKGM is encoded by the coding sequence ATGTACGACACTCTCCTCTATGACGTCGCCGGCCGCATCGCGACGATCACCGTCAATCGCCCCGACAAGCTCAACGCCCTCAACGATCGCGTCATCGCCGAGTTGGGCGAGGCCATCGACGCCGCGCGCGCCGACGACGCCGTGGGCGGCATCATTCTCACGGGCGCCGGTCGGGCCTTCGTCGCGGGCGCGGACATTTCGGAGCTCGAGAAGCACAGTGCCATTTCGGCGAAGGCGCTCGCGCGTCGCGGACAAGATGTGTTCCGCCGCTTCGAGAATTCACCCAAGCCCACCATCGCCGCGGTCAATGGCTTCTCGCTCGGCGGCGGCTGCGAGCTGGCGATGGCCTGTCACATCCGACTCGCGGCGGATAGCGCGAAGTTCGGGCAGCCCGAAGTGAAGCTCGGCCTCGTCCCGGGCTACGGCGGCACGCAGCGATTGGCGCGGCTCATCGGCAAGGGCCGCGCGTTGCAGCTGCTGATGACCGGCGAGATGATCGACGCGCAGGAAGCGTATCGCATCGGCCTCGTGAATCGCGTCGTGCCCGCGGCCGAGCTTCTCGACGCGGCGAAGAAGATGCTCGAGACGATTCTCGGCAACAGTCCGCTCGCCGTGGCGCACTGCATCGAGCTGGTCGATCGTGGCTACGACATCACACTCGATGAAGCACTCGCCTATGAGGCGACGGCGTTCGGGTTGCTCGCCGCGACGGACGACAAGCGCGAAGGGACGCGAGCGTTTCTCGAGAAGCGGGCCGCCAGCTTCAAGGGCATGTGA
- a CDS encoding DUF721 domain-containing protein, with amino-acid sequence MTQPPKKKRPEPIGNIVASWLGESGLADRVEQAAIIPDWPKLVGPQIASVTTPQSISANGTLFVHVTTNAWMNELSLLEPELLRSLNAKADRVPIRKIRWLLG; translated from the coding sequence GTGACCCAACCGCCCAAGAAAAAGCGCCCTGAGCCCATCGGCAACATCGTGGCGAGCTGGTTGGGTGAGAGCGGGCTGGCGGATCGCGTCGAGCAGGCGGCGATCATTCCGGACTGGCCGAAGCTGGTGGGTCCGCAGATCGCGTCGGTGACGACGCCGCAATCGATCAGCGCGAACGGGACGTTGTTCGTGCACGTGACGACGAATGCGTGGATGAACGAGCTGTCGTTGCTGGAGCCCGAGCTGTTGCGTTCGCTGAACGCGAAAGCCGACCGTGTGCCGATCCGGAAAATTCGGTGGTTACTTGGATGA
- the gyrB gene encoding DNA topoisomerase (ATP-hydrolyzing) subunit B translates to MAKSTADDGNKGKYDAGNIQVLKGLEAVRKRPGMYIGSTSERGLHHLVWEVVDNSIDEALAGHADTVRVTIHEDNSITVDDNGRGIPTDIHPTEKMPGVELALTVLHAGGKFDKDSYAVSGGLHGVGVSVVNALSEKLKVWVKQEGKEHYMDFARGDTTTKLKILRDVPKRETGTKVWFKPDHTIFTDLIYRYDTVAMRLRELSFLNKGVMITLTDERAGQEKSETFHAKGGLKEFVAHLNATRKPLHADVMYVETSRDDVGIEIAMQYNDGYNENVFSFVNNINTHEGGTHLTGFKSALTRVINTYAQKGNFLKKADFTLSGDDVREGLTAVISVKVREPQFEGQTKTKLGNSEVESAVKTLVNEWLAAYLEEHPRSANIVIEKAVSAARAREAARKARDLTRRKSALDVGNLPGKLADCSLTDPAMCELYLVEGDSAGGSAKQGRRRDFQAILPLRGKIINVEKARIDKVLSNEEIRTIITAIGSGIKEEFELGKARYHKIIIMTDADVDGAHIRTLLLTFFYRQMPELIEAGYMYIAQPPLYRVARGKEEYYAYDEQERDEIAARLAGPDAKHNVNLQRYKGLGEMNPDQLWNTTMDPERRTLLKVGLEDAVAADHIFQTLMGDEVEPRRVFIEQNAQFVKNLDI, encoded by the coding sequence ATGGCGAAATCGACCGCGGACGACGGGAACAAGGGCAAGTACGACGCAGGCAATATTCAGGTGCTCAAGGGCCTCGAGGCGGTACGCAAACGCCCGGGCATGTACATCGGTTCGACGTCGGAGCGCGGCCTGCACCATCTGGTGTGGGAGGTCGTCGACAACTCGATCGACGAGGCGCTCGCCGGTCACGCTGATACGGTCCGCGTCACGATTCACGAAGACAATTCGATCACCGTCGACGACAACGGCCGCGGAATTCCGACCGACATCCACCCGACGGAAAAGATGCCGGGTGTCGAGCTCGCGCTCACGGTGCTGCACGCCGGCGGCAAGTTCGACAAGGACAGCTACGCCGTCTCAGGCGGTCTGCACGGCGTCGGCGTCTCGGTCGTGAACGCCCTCTCTGAAAAGCTCAAGGTGTGGGTCAAGCAGGAAGGCAAGGAGCACTACATGGACTTCGCGCGGGGTGACACCACCACGAAGCTGAAGATCCTGCGGGATGTGCCGAAGCGGGAAACGGGCACCAAGGTCTGGTTCAAGCCGGACCACACGATCTTTACAGATCTCATCTATCGCTACGACACCGTGGCGATGCGCCTCCGCGAGCTGTCGTTCCTCAACAAGGGCGTGATGATCACGCTCACCGACGAGCGTGCCGGCCAGGAAAAATCCGAAACCTTCCATGCGAAGGGCGGCTTGAAGGAGTTCGTCGCGCATCTCAACGCCACCCGCAAGCCGCTGCATGCCGACGTGATGTACGTCGAGACGTCGCGTGACGACGTCGGCATCGAGATCGCCATGCAGTACAACGACGGCTACAACGAGAACGTCTTCTCCTTCGTCAACAACATCAACACGCACGAAGGCGGCACGCACCTCACGGGCTTCAAGTCGGCGCTCACGCGCGTGATCAACACCTACGCGCAGAAGGGCAACTTCCTCAAGAAGGCGGATTTCACGCTCTCGGGCGACGACGTGCGCGAAGGACTGACCGCCGTGATCTCGGTCAAGGTTCGCGAGCCGCAGTTCGAAGGGCAGACCAAGACGAAGCTCGGCAATTCCGAAGTCGAGTCGGCGGTGAAGACGCTCGTCAACGAGTGGCTCGCCGCGTATCTCGAGGAGCATCCGCGCTCGGCGAACATCGTCATCGAGAAGGCCGTGTCGGCGGCGCGCGCGCGTGAAGCGGCGCGCAAGGCACGCGATCTCACGCGTCGAAAGTCGGCGCTCGACGTCGGCAACCTGCCGGGCAAGCTCGCCGACTGCTCGCTGACCGATCCCGCGATGTGCGAGCTCTACCTGGTCGAGGGCGACTCGGCCGGCGGCTCGGCGAAGCAGGGGCGGCGCCGCGACTTCCAGGCGATCCTGCCGCTGCGCGGCAAGATCATCAACGTCGAGAAGGCGCGCATCGACAAGGTGTTGTCGAACGAGGAAATCCGAACGATCATCACCGCGATCGGCTCGGGCATCAAGGAGGAGTTCGAGCTCGGCAAGGCGCGCTATCACAAAATCATCATCATGACGGACGCCGACGTCGACGGCGCGCACATTCGGACGCTGTTGTTGACGTTCTTCTACCGGCAGATGCCGGAGTTGATCGAGGCGGGCTATATGTACATCGCGCAGCCGCCGCTCTATCGCGTGGCGCGCGGCAAGGAAGAGTATTACGCGTACGACGAGCAGGAGCGCGACGAAATCGCGGCGCGTCTGGCCGGACCCGACGCGAAGCACAACGTGAATCTTCAGCGCTACAAGGGACTCGGCGAGATGAATCCCGACCAGCTCTGGAATACGACGATGGATCCGGAGCGGCGTACGCTATTGAAAGTCGGCTTGGAGGACGCGGTGGCCGCCGACCACATCTTCCAGACGCTGATGGGCGACGAAGTCGAGCCGCGCCGGGTGTTCATCGAGCAGAATGCGCAGTTTGTGAAGAATCTGGATATTTGA
- the recF gene encoding DNA replication and repair protein RecF (All proteins in this family for which functions are known are DNA-binding proteins that assist the filamentation of RecA onto DNA for the initiation of recombination or recombinational repair.), producing MTARDTARLVRLDVRDFRNLERVELEPPPEGVVLIGENGQGKTNLLEAIYYLQILRSARGARDRDLIRFGAEAFHLQADVETDCARQVGVGFERAGKRKRVRLDGAIPERLSDALGALPSVMFSPDDVELVAGSPNVRRRFLDIMLALTTRGYLPALQRYRAALARRNAALRDAVRSNKTGSQVAAHAAVWEPALAEHGAVIWSARAAWVESVARRFEALCREIGESANVRMAYESAIEPGQDPVAALAGALEAKRGIDLKRGLTHAGPHRDDVCVTLDGRDLRTFGSAGQQRTAAIALRMLEAATFTERLGRRPVFLLDDPFAELDARRATRILEMLTRESGDQQIILAVPRESDIPSELTSLAKLRVANGRVGWFEGVT from the coding sequence GTGACCGCGCGGGATACCGCGCGGCTCGTGCGGCTCGACGTTCGCGATTTTAGAAATCTCGAACGCGTGGAGCTCGAGCCGCCGCCCGAGGGCGTGGTGCTCATCGGAGAGAACGGCCAAGGCAAGACGAATCTGCTCGAGGCCATCTACTACCTGCAGATCCTCCGCTCGGCGCGCGGTGCGCGCGATCGGGATCTCATTCGGTTCGGTGCCGAGGCGTTTCATTTGCAGGCCGACGTCGAGACAGATTGCGCGCGGCAAGTTGGCGTGGGCTTCGAACGCGCGGGCAAGCGCAAGCGCGTGCGTCTCGACGGCGCCATTCCCGAGCGCTTGAGCGATGCGCTCGGCGCGCTGCCGTCGGTGATGTTTTCGCCCGACGACGTCGAGCTCGTCGCGGGATCGCCTAACGTGCGACGGCGATTTCTCGACATCATGCTCGCGCTCACGACGCGCGGCTATTTGCCGGCGTTGCAGCGCTATCGTGCGGCGCTCGCACGACGCAATGCGGCGCTGCGTGACGCGGTCCGATCAAATAAGACCGGTTCCCAGGTGGCCGCGCACGCGGCTGTCTGGGAACCGGCGCTGGCGGAGCATGGTGCGGTGATCTGGTCGGCGCGTGCGGCTTGGGTGGAGTCGGTTGCGCGGCGCTTCGAGGCGTTGTGTCGCGAGATCGGCGAGTCGGCGAACGTGCGCATGGCGTATGAGAGCGCGATCGAGCCGGGACAGGATCCCGTCGCGGCGCTGGCGGGGGCGCTCGAGGCGAAGCGTGGGATCGATCTCAAGCGCGGCCTCACGCACGCCGGTCCGCATCGCGACGACGTGTGCGTCACACTCGACGGACGCGATCTGCGAACGTTCGGCTCGGCGGGCCAGCAACGCACCGCCGCGATCGCGCTGCGCATGCTCGAGGCGGCTACGTTCACCGAGCGGCTCGGCCGGCGGCCGGTGTTTCTGCTCGACGATCCGTTCGCCGAATTGGATGCGCGGCGTGCGACGCGGATTCTCGAGATGCTCACGCGCGAGAGTGGCGATCAGCAGATCATTCTCGCGGTGCCGCGCGAGAGTGATATTCCGAGCGAGCTCACCAGTCTGGCGAAGCTGCGTGTCGCAAACGGGAGGGTCGGATGGTTCGAGGGAGTCACGTGA
- a CDS encoding lipopolysaccharide biosynthesis protein, whose amino-acid sequence MNGGGSAGDTAFGGGFGAKLQRLGRESLVYGLSSIVGRLLSYLLQPYYAHHFDPAQNGVQSVVYSYIPIVSIALYLGMDVAYMRNSASSRADLRERQRVFTMSFGMVVVIGGAITAIVLLAAPWLSGAARLDAASIRYTMAIVYSDALLAVPYAHLRMTNRSWRYAILRLLFVVISVALNIVLIGRLHWGVQAIFLANVVANLSVLALFLAEIGRLTRPALLRGAPWKALWKYALPIMPAMLAVMLVENGDRIVLNYLPEATARAEYGMLSKDVVGIYSFNYKLGVAMLLVVQMFRLAWTPFSLQHAGQRGAPQLYSRVLTALMLVCAAVFLGVALLLPSLVQVSAVHRYIKPAYWVGLPIVPVILLGYVFSGMYAVVTASLYIERTTRELPWIAGAGAALNIAICIVAESRWGMIGVAWATPASFALMASLGAWRANRVYPVPFEWGRIAHVGSVVLAIFVADRLVAAHGVDPLSASGLGIKLLLLFALPVALVMTGFFRRGEWAAVRALLPSLSRT is encoded by the coding sequence GTGAACGGCGGCGGCTCGGCCGGAGACACGGCGTTCGGCGGCGGTTTCGGCGCGAAGCTGCAGCGGCTCGGTCGCGAGTCCCTCGTATACGGGCTCAGCTCGATCGTCGGCCGGTTATTGAGCTACCTGCTGCAGCCGTACTACGCGCATCATTTCGATCCCGCGCAGAACGGGGTTCAGAGCGTCGTCTACTCGTACATCCCCATCGTTTCGATCGCGCTGTATCTCGGGATGGACGTGGCGTACATGCGGAATAGCGCGTCATCGCGCGCCGATCTTCGCGAGCGGCAACGCGTGTTCACCATGTCGTTCGGAATGGTCGTTGTGATCGGCGGCGCGATCACGGCGATCGTGCTGCTCGCGGCCCCGTGGTTGTCGGGCGCGGCGCGGCTCGACGCAGCCTCCATTCGATACACGATGGCCATCGTGTACTCCGATGCGCTGCTCGCGGTGCCGTATGCGCATTTGCGAATGACGAATCGCTCATGGCGGTATGCGATCCTGCGGCTTCTCTTCGTCGTCATCAGCGTGGCGCTCAACATCGTCCTGATCGGGCGGCTGCACTGGGGTGTGCAAGCAATTTTCCTGGCGAACGTCGTTGCGAACCTGTCGGTGCTCGCGCTCTTCCTGGCCGAGATCGGCCGGCTGACGCGGCCGGCGCTTCTGCGGGGCGCACCATGGAAAGCGCTCTGGAAGTACGCCCTGCCGATCATGCCCGCCATGCTCGCCGTCATGCTCGTCGAGAACGGCGATCGGATCGTGCTCAATTATCTGCCCGAGGCGACGGCGCGTGCCGAGTACGGCATGTTGTCGAAAGACGTCGTTGGCATCTACAGCTTCAACTACAAGCTTGGAGTCGCGATGCTGCTCGTCGTGCAGATGTTCCGGCTCGCATGGACGCCCTTCTCCCTGCAGCACGCGGGCCAGCGCGGCGCACCGCAGCTTTACTCGCGCGTGTTGACCGCCCTGATGCTCGTGTGCGCCGCGGTGTTCCTCGGCGTTGCACTCCTTCTGCCGTCGCTCGTTCAGGTGTCGGCGGTGCATCGATACATCAAGCCTGCGTACTGGGTCGGACTGCCGATCGTTCCAGTAATTCTCCTCGGCTACGTGTTCAGCGGGATGTACGCCGTAGTGACCGCGAGCTTGTATATCGAGAGGACAACGCGCGAGCTGCCATGGATCGCGGGCGCGGGCGCCGCGCTCAATATCGCCATCTGCATCGTGGCGGAGTCGCGCTGGGGTATGATCGGCGTGGCGTGGGCGACGCCCGCGTCATTCGCCCTCATGGCTTCGCTCGGCGCATGGCGCGCGAACCGCGTCTACCCGGTGCCGTTCGAGTGGGGACGCATTGCACACGTCGGCTCAGTTGTGCTGGCGATTTTCGTGGCCGACCGACTTGTCGCTGCGCACGGCGTGGATCCACTCTCGGCATCAGGACTGGGGATCAAGCTGCTGCTCTTGTTTGCGCTGCCTGTTGCGCTCGTCATGACGGGGTTCTTCCGCCGAGGAGAGTGGGCAGCCGTGCGGGCGCTGCTGCCCTCACTGTCTCGAACGTGA
- a CDS encoding uracil-DNA glycosylase family protein — protein MSVKSSLAQHCRALADCRMCGHESNVVPIVSSATSPKVMLVGQAPGQVEAAGGKPFAGRAGKTLFRWFERIGIDEATARRRIYIAAITRCYPGPHPAGRGDRVPSPAEQASCAVWLDAELRIIRPKLLIPVGRLAIERFLPKLPLDQLIGRAHQVSHAGGTSLAIPLPHPSGASSWIHQDDHPALLERALDLIGRELAVNGVRGDRAKRGAA, from the coding sequence ATGTCGGTAAAGTCTTCGCTCGCGCAGCATTGTCGAGCACTCGCCGATTGTCGCATGTGCGGACACGAATCGAACGTGGTGCCGATCGTCTCGAGCGCGACGTCGCCGAAGGTGATGCTGGTCGGACAGGCGCCGGGGCAGGTCGAAGCCGCGGGTGGCAAGCCGTTCGCGGGCCGCGCAGGCAAGACGTTGTTTCGCTGGTTCGAGCGAATCGGCATCGACGAAGCGACGGCGCGTCGTCGGATCTACATCGCGGCGATCACGCGATGCTATCCGGGACCGCATCCCGCTGGGCGCGGCGATCGCGTGCCATCGCCGGCCGAGCAGGCGTCGTGCGCCGTGTGGCTGGATGCCGAGCTACGAATTATTCGCCCAAAGTTACTAATTCCGGTTGGCCGCCTGGCGATCGAGCGATTCTTGCCGAAGCTGCCGCTCGACCAATTGATCGGGCGAGCGCACCAGGTTTCGCACGCGGGCGGCACGTCGCTCGCGATCCCCTTGCCGCATCCGTCGGGCGCGAGCAGCTGGATTCACCAGGACGATCATCCCGCGCTGCTCGAGCGCGCGCTGGACTTGATCGGCCGAGAGCTGGCCGTCAATGGTGTGCGCGGCGACCGCGCCAAACGAGGGGCAGCCTGA
- the mtnA gene encoding S-methyl-5-thioribose-1-phosphate isomerase: MDVIQPVAWSSDGQGVRILDQRELPGREVYRDLRSVEEVHDAILTLAVRGAPAIGIAGAMGMTLAVDGGERCVDELMIHLRQAHARIRAARPTAVNLAWAVDRMLKTAQRAHAQARDVADALHDEATRILDEDRAMCRKIGEHGATLIPDGARVLTHCNAGALATGGMGTALAAIYVAVEQGKHVEVFADETRPLLQGSRLTAWELKRAGIPVTVLVDGAAASLMAEHEVDLCIVGADRIAANGDAANKIGTYGVAIAAKHHGIPFYVAAPTSTFDSETRSGEEILIEQRKPDEVRCGFGSLTAPNDVAIYNPAFDVTPAALITAIVSDRGVHKPPYSFA, encoded by the coding sequence ATGGACGTCATCCAACCGGTCGCCTGGTCGAGCGACGGACAGGGCGTGCGGATTCTCGATCAGCGCGAGCTTCCGGGCCGCGAAGTGTATCGCGATCTGCGCAGCGTCGAAGAGGTCCATGACGCGATCCTGACGCTTGCCGTGCGCGGCGCGCCGGCGATCGGCATTGCCGGTGCCATGGGCATGACGCTCGCCGTGGACGGCGGCGAACGGTGCGTCGACGAGTTGATGATTCATCTCCGGCAAGCGCACGCACGCATTCGCGCGGCGCGTCCGACGGCGGTGAATCTCGCGTGGGCGGTCGATCGCATGTTGAAGACGGCGCAGCGCGCGCATGCCCAAGCGCGCGACGTGGCCGACGCTCTGCACGACGAAGCGACGCGTATTCTCGACGAAGATCGCGCGATGTGCCGCAAGATCGGTGAACACGGCGCCACGCTCATTCCCGACGGCGCGCGCGTGCTCACGCACTGCAACGCCGGCGCGCTCGCGACGGGTGGGATGGGCACCGCGCTCGCCGCGATCTACGTCGCGGTCGAGCAGGGCAAACATGTCGAAGTGTTCGCGGACGAAACGCGGCCGTTGCTGCAAGGCAGTCGTCTCACGGCGTGGGAGCTCAAGCGCGCCGGCATTCCCGTCACCGTGCTCGTCGACGGCGCCGCGGCGTCGCTCATGGCGGAGCACGAAGTCGACCTGTGCATCGTCGGCGCGGATCGCATCGCGGCGAATGGCGATGCGGCGAACAAGATCGGCACGTACGGCGTCGCGATCGCGGCCAAACATCACGGCATTCCGTTCTACGTCGCCGCGCCCACGAGCACGTTCGATTCCGAGACGCGGAGCGGTGAGGAAATTCTCATCGAGCAGCGGAAGCCCGACGAGGTGCGCTGCGGCTTCGGATCGCTCACCGCGCCGAACGACGTCGCGATCTACAACCCGGCCTTCGACGTGACGCCGGCGGCGCTCATCACGGCGATCGTGAGCGATCGCGGCGTGCACAAGCCGCCGTACTCGTTCGCATGA